The nucleotide sequence CGTGCAGCACCTCGGCGACCTCGTGCGGCGCGACCCCCAGGTCGTACCGGCTGAACAGGTGCAGCGAGGCGCCCCGGTCGATCTCCAGCGTCTCGGTCGACAGTCCGAGCCGGGCACGGGTGTCGACCGTGATCCGCTCGACCTCCGCCCACGGGATGTGTCGCCGTCCGGCGAAGCCCTGGATCACGGTGACCCCGCCGGGGTCCACGACGAGCCGGACCGGCGCCACCAGGTCCCGTACG is from Micromonospora sp. WMMD1102 and encodes:
- a CDS encoding PH domain-containing protein, with the protein product MLGVVDSEPDTSARQWRVDRALPVCKLGAAALFVALGVAFADGSPVRLGAGLLVAAVLLGWGVRDLVAPVRLVVDPGGVTVIQGFAGRRHIPWAEVERITVDTRARLGLSTETLEIDRGASLHLFSRYDLGVAPHEVAEVLHAVRATGPAGGAPIR